In Pedobacter heparinus DSM 2366, the following are encoded in one genomic region:
- a CDS encoding HAD family hydrolase has protein sequence MPFYKHYSFDLWLTLIKSNPAFKTERARYFYTNFNSVKKSFEEVCVVFRQVDLMVNSINEKTGKNIDAEEMYLMVISIINNYSTEFQDIAIDELYNEMELLVLKYMPQVYCADSTNVLYRLKESGLSTTSLLSNTGFIKGKTLRRVLQELRLDELLDFQLYSDEVRLSKPNQQFFQLMLDTIDKKKHPELNLTEVIHIGDNPLADVRGAEKAGIRSLQINSNHLSIGHLLL, from the coding sequence ATGCCTTTTTATAAACATTATTCTTTCGACCTGTGGCTTACCCTGATCAAGTCCAACCCTGCTTTTAAAACCGAGCGGGCACGTTATTTTTACACTAATTTTAACAGTGTAAAAAAAAGCTTCGAAGAGGTTTGTGTGGTGTTCAGACAAGTTGACCTGATGGTGAACAGCATCAATGAAAAAACGGGGAAAAATATTGATGCCGAAGAAATGTACCTTATGGTGATCAGTATCATCAATAATTATTCGACCGAATTTCAGGATATAGCTATAGATGAGCTGTATAATGAAATGGAATTGCTGGTACTAAAATATATGCCTCAGGTTTATTGTGCCGATAGCACCAATGTTTTGTACCGCTTAAAAGAATCTGGCTTAAGCACCACCAGTTTGTTGAGCAATACCGGTTTTATTAAAGGTAAAACCCTTAGAAGGGTATTGCAGGAGCTGAGACTGGATGAACTCCTTGATTTTCAGCTTTACTCGGATGAGGTAAGGCTTTCTAAGCCTAATCAGCAGTTTTTCCAGCTCATGCTGGATACCATTGATAAAAAAAAGCATCCGGAATTGAATTTAACAGAGGTTATACATATAGGGGATAACCCGCTTGCAGATGTAAGAGGTGCTGAAAAAGCCGGTATCAGGAGTCTGCAAATTAACTCTAATCATTTATCTATAGGCCATTTACTCTTATGA
- a CDS encoding head GIN domain-containing protein, with product MRILTLITLLGILFTGCSKEKLSASGDKITEERSPGDFNGISTSGSNSVYITYGTEFKVVLKGSNNLIPYFKTSVTGNTLYLGYEKASVQHDDVEVFVTLPSIRKVSISGSGKTLVQGSFPRAIDFKLSISGSGDATVQDAFDSDEVLVQISGSGKADLQQINARKAQIDISGSGDAKLKVEEKLKARISGSGKIYYTGNPDVDADVSGSGKVIKF from the coding sequence ATGAGAATTTTAACCTTGATCACATTATTGGGCATCCTATTTACAGGCTGCTCTAAAGAAAAGCTCAGCGCAAGCGGCGACAAAATAACAGAAGAACGCAGTCCGGGAGACTTTAACGGCATAAGTACCAGCGGCTCAAACTCTGTATACATCACTTATGGAACTGAATTTAAAGTGGTACTGAAAGGCTCCAACAATCTGATCCCCTATTTTAAAACCAGTGTAACCGGCAACACCTTATATCTGGGTTACGAAAAAGCCAGCGTACAGCACGATGATGTTGAAGTATTTGTAACACTGCCCTCCATCAGGAAAGTTTCGATAAGCGGTAGCGGAAAAACCCTTGTACAGGGTTCCTTTCCAAGAGCTATTGATTTCAAATTGTCAATAAGCGGTTCTGGTGATGCTACAGTTCAGGACGCCTTTGATTCAGATGAAGTATTGGTACAGATCTCCGGCTCCGGTAAAGCTGACCTTCAGCAAATAAACGCAAGAAAGGCACAGATAGACATTTCCGGAAGTGGCGATGCAAAGCTGAAAGTGGAAGAAAAGTTAAAGGCCAGGATCAGTGGAAGCGGGAAAATTTATTACACCGGAAACCCTGATGTAGACGCTGATGTAAGTGGCTCTGGTAAAGTTATCAAATTTTAA
- a CDS encoding TerD family protein: MAINLQKGQRISLEKSNGSKLQSVCVGINWGAIEKKGLFGFGKTKEAVDLDASCALYNEQKQLTEVVYFGNLASKDGAVKHSGDDLTGDMGGDDGLDNEVITLDFSGLNPAVNYVAFVLNSFRGHDFGTIPFASIRIYEGTPKRVNEVFATYDIANGSNFGGHVSMVMGVFYKKNGEWKFNAIGEPTKDRKLEETVKTVTQSYL, translated from the coding sequence ATGGCAATTAATCTTCAAAAAGGACAACGCATTAGCCTGGAGAAAAGCAATGGAAGCAAACTTCAAAGTGTTTGTGTAGGCATTAACTGGGGTGCAATAGAAAAAAAAGGGCTGTTCGGGTTTGGCAAAACTAAAGAAGCTGTTGATTTGGACGCGAGTTGTGCCCTTTACAATGAGCAGAAGCAGCTGACTGAAGTAGTTTATTTTGGCAATCTGGCTTCTAAAGACGGCGCTGTAAAACATAGTGGCGACGATTTAACGGGTGATATGGGGGGAGACGATGGACTGGATAATGAGGTGATTACCCTCGATTTTTCGGGCTTAAACCCTGCTGTAAATTATGTAGCCTTTGTGTTGAACAGTTTTAGGGGACATGATTTTGGAACGATCCCTTTTGCTTCTATAAGGATTTATGAAGGAACACCTAAAAGAGTAAACGAAGTATTTGCCACTTATGACATTGCAAATGGATCCAATTTTGGAGGTCATGTTTCGATGGTAATGGGTGTGTTTTACAAGAAAAACGGCGAATGGAAGTTTAATGCGATTGGTGAGCCTACTAAAGACCGTAAGCTTGAAGAAACCGTTAAAACCGTAACGCAAAGTTATTTATAA
- a CDS encoding TerC/Alx family metal homeostasis membrane protein, whose product MINHPGVIIGFAVVVVVMLLLDLGVFNKKVHAVSSKEAAIWSVVWISLSMAFSGVIYLTSGFEKFTQFQSAYWIEKALSVDNLFVFILVFGFFNVPKELHHKVLFWGIIGALLFRAIFIFAGVGLINLTYLPEMTVFGQLVKINIVLLIFGLFLIYAGIKSWFAGEDEDEEKDFSKSPGARVIYKFFKVSKEFDGAKFFTVENGIKLATPLLVVVAVIEFTDLLFAVDSIPAIFAIAPDDPLILYTSNIFAILGLRALYFLLANFIHMFSLLKYGLAIILAFIGVKMVIAPFYHISSPLSLSIVGGVLILSVIASLIFVPKESQEIKQD is encoded by the coding sequence ATGATTAATCATCCCGGTGTTATTATTGGGTTTGCAGTTGTGGTAGTAGTAATGCTGCTATTGGATCTGGGTGTTTTTAATAAGAAGGTGCATGCAGTGAGCAGCAAGGAAGCAGCAATATGGTCTGTGGTCTGGATCAGCTTGTCCATGGCATTTAGTGGGGTAATTTACCTAACCTCGGGTTTTGAGAAGTTTACGCAGTTCCAGTCGGCCTACTGGATAGAGAAGGCCCTGTCGGTTGACAACCTTTTTGTATTTATACTGGTGTTTGGATTTTTTAATGTGCCTAAGGAATTACACCATAAGGTATTGTTTTGGGGAATTATTGGCGCTTTACTGTTCCGTGCAATTTTCATTTTTGCAGGCGTAGGGTTGATTAACCTTACTTATTTGCCTGAGATGACTGTATTTGGACAGTTGGTAAAGATCAATATTGTGCTGTTGATTTTCGGGCTGTTCCTGATCTATGCAGGCATTAAATCCTGGTTTGCTGGTGAAGACGAGGACGAAGAAAAAGACTTTAGTAAAAGTCCGGGAGCAAGAGTAATTTATAAGTTTTTTAAAGTAAGCAAAGAGTTTGATGGTGCCAAATTTTTTACGGTAGAGAATGGAATTAAACTGGCTACACCTTTACTGGTAGTAGTAGCCGTAATTGAATTTACAGATTTACTGTTTGCTGTAGACTCTATTCCTGCCATTTTTGCAATTGCCCCAGATGATCCTTTGATTCTTTATACTTCAAATATATTTGCAATATTGGGGCTAAGGGCACTTTATTTCCTGCTGGCCAACTTTATTCATATGTTTAGCCTGTTAAAATATGGCCTGGCAATTATATTGGCATTTATTGGTGTTAAAATGGTTATTGCACCATTTTACCATATATCTTCACCCTTATCATTATCTATTGTGGGTGGGGTATTAATTTTATCGGTTATTGCTTCGCTGATATTTGTACCTAAAGAAAGCCAGGAAATTAAACAGGATTAA
- a CDS encoding cold-shock protein → MRTTGKVKWFNSAKGFGFITPEDGGKDIFVHFSAIAGDSFRELNEGDSVEFELNDGKKGPEAQNVTVL, encoded by the coding sequence ATGCGTACAACAGGAAAAGTTAAATGGTTTAATTCTGCAAAAGGATTTGGATTTATAACTCCGGAAGATGGAGGAAAAGATATTTTCGTGCATTTTTCTGCAATTGCAGGAGATTCATTCAGAGAACTGAACGAAGGGGACAGTGTAGAATTTGAATTGAATGATGGCAAAAAAGGTCCTGAAGCCCAAAATGTAACAGTACTTTAA
- a CDS encoding phosphoribosyltransferase family protein — protein MIPYTYSLHKIHHSNNFGFSADDYSRFKFGDDRVAKKFGKDLADGFIKGFLEDNQISEQIVVISSPYCFIPTATFAMKNYFVYQLNHWLVENGRMVVQEAKVHRTITYKDDYGALSAEDRIKLIGNDSFHIDKDFLRDKVLFFLDDIKITGSHEKMILKMVKEYELKNDIYMLYFAELANHDIHPNIENHLNYHKVRSVFDLDEIIKSGNFCFNTRIVKYILNCDFNSFSIFLERQTEDFIYNLYNLSLGNSYHTIDCYSGNLNFLKNYINNKNYKLI, from the coding sequence ATGATCCCATACACTTATTCCCTGCATAAAATACACCATTCGAATAACTTTGGTTTTAGTGCCGATGATTACAGCCGTTTTAAGTTTGGAGATGACCGGGTAGCCAAAAAATTTGGCAAAGACCTGGCTGATGGCTTTATAAAGGGTTTTTTGGAAGATAACCAGATATCGGAGCAGATTGTGGTTATCTCCAGTCCGTATTGTTTTATTCCTACGGCTACTTTTGCTATGAAAAACTATTTTGTTTACCAGCTTAACCACTGGCTGGTAGAGAACGGACGTATGGTAGTTCAGGAAGCTAAGGTACACAGGACCATTACTTATAAAGATGATTATGGGGCTTTGAGTGCGGAGGACAGGATTAAGTTGATTGGTAACGATTCTTTTCATATTGATAAGGACTTTCTGAGGGATAAGGTATTGTTCTTTCTGGATGATATCAAAATAACAGGAAGCCATGAAAAGATGATCCTTAAAATGGTGAAGGAGTATGAACTTAAAAATGATATTTACATGCTCTATTTTGCTGAACTGGCTAACCATGATATTCATCCGAATATAGAAAATCATTTAAATTACCATAAAGTAAGGTCTGTTTTTGATTTGGATGAAATTATTAAAAGTGGTAATTTTTGTTTTAATACGAGGATTGTTAAATATATCTTAAATTGCGATTTTAATAGCTTTTCCATATTTCTGGAGCGGCAGACCGAAGATTTTATATATAACCTGTATAATTTATCGTTAGGTAACAGTTACCATACTATAGATTGCTATTCCGGAAATTTGAATTTTTTAAAAAACTACATAAATAACAAAAACTATAAATTGATTTAA
- a CDS encoding helix-turn-helix domain-containing protein, with the protein MLLYVKNMVCDRCIMIVRQQLENFGFKVKEISLGKIAIEPEANEGQLQDIAAALGTLGFELMDKEKDQLVEQIKTQVIDLIHYSELNELQQSLSQEIADKLNKDYAYLSRQFSDAEGLTIEKYIIQQKIEKVKELLEYGELNLNEIAYKMGYSSSAHLSTQFKAITGLTPSKYKTATLNDRKSLDKVG; encoded by the coding sequence ATGTTGTTATATGTTAAAAATATGGTTTGCGACCGCTGTATCATGATTGTGAGGCAGCAGCTGGAAAATTTTGGGTTTAAAGTGAAAGAGATTTCTTTAGGAAAAATAGCTATTGAACCTGAGGCCAATGAGGGACAACTGCAGGACATTGCTGCTGCTTTAGGAACGTTGGGATTTGAGTTGATGGATAAGGAAAAAGACCAGCTGGTTGAACAGATTAAAACACAGGTGATTGATCTGATCCATTATTCGGAGCTGAATGAGCTGCAACAGAGCCTGAGCCAGGAAATAGCAGATAAATTAAATAAGGACTATGCTTACCTGAGCAGGCAGTTTTCTGATGCTGAAGGCCTGACCATTGAAAAGTACATTATCCAGCAAAAAATTGAAAAGGTAAAGGAATTACTTGAATATGGCGAGCTGAATTTAAACGAGATTGCTTATAAGATGGGATACAGCAGCAGTGCACATTTATCGACCCAGTTTAAGGCGATTACAGGTCTTACGCCGAGTAAGTATAAAACGGCTACCTTAAACGACAGAAAATCATTGGATAAGGTTGGATAG
- a CDS encoding MBL fold metallo-hydrolase, translating into MKLTILGAAQQVTGSMHLLQLDNYNIIVDCGLDYEKETYQNENLYFPFDPAAIDLVILTHAHIDHSGNLPTLVRMGFNGQILCTPPTADLTELLLLDSVNIFLSKQNKRSRSKRTKSGPEPLYLQKHVKDTVERFVTINFNKEFQINNQVSLTFIPIGHLLGAAAVILTVHENGTIKKIAFTGDIGRKNYPLLTNPQPLPPVDYLVCESTYGGRLHSTDSTLEQKLIETITESCIKYPGRLIIPAFSIGRTQALAYALNKIFSNGLLPSVKIFIDSPLAGSATEIYSKYHHLLNDEARAFYEKNNHSFEFKELSYVNDKRESLSVSNYHEPCIIISSAGMLEGGRIQDHLYYNIQNYYCTILFIGYCAKGTLGNRLLRGDPIVRLRNRDLMVYATIKQTDLLSGHGDHNDLLNTVRHQSSLTLKQVFLVHGETKSIGALANALQSEGYAVSIPQKGQSFEL; encoded by the coding sequence ATGAAATTGACAATATTAGGCGCAGCACAGCAGGTAACCGGAAGTATGCACCTGTTACAACTGGATAACTATAATATCATTGTTGACTGCGGACTTGATTATGAGAAAGAGACCTATCAAAACGAAAACCTTTATTTCCCCTTCGATCCTGCAGCTATTGACCTCGTTATACTCACACATGCACATATAGACCATTCAGGGAACCTGCCCACCTTGGTGCGCATGGGTTTCAACGGACAAATCCTTTGTACCCCTCCTACCGCCGATCTTACAGAACTGCTTTTACTCGATTCGGTAAATATTTTTCTAAGCAAACAAAATAAACGGTCCCGCAGTAAGAGAACCAAATCCGGTCCCGAACCGCTTTACCTGCAAAAACATGTAAAGGATACTGTTGAACGCTTTGTAACCATCAACTTTAATAAAGAATTCCAGATTAACAATCAGGTGTCACTTACCTTTATCCCCATAGGACACTTACTTGGCGCCGCTGCAGTAATATTAACGGTCCATGAAAATGGAACCATAAAAAAAATTGCCTTTACCGGCGATATCGGACGAAAAAACTATCCGTTGCTAACCAACCCACAACCTTTGCCCCCTGTAGATTATCTGGTCTGTGAATCTACTTATGGTGGACGTCTGCATAGTACCGACAGCACGCTGGAACAAAAGCTCATAGAAACAATTACGGAGTCCTGTATCAAATATCCCGGACGGTTGATCATCCCGGCATTCAGTATTGGCAGAACCCAGGCACTGGCATATGCCCTCAACAAAATATTCAGTAATGGATTGCTCCCTTCTGTAAAAATATTTATTGATAGCCCTCTTGCCGGTTCAGCAACAGAAATTTATAGCAAGTACCATCACCTGCTTAATGATGAGGCAAGGGCATTTTACGAAAAAAACAACCACAGCTTTGAGTTTAAAGAACTTTCATATGTAAACGATAAACGCGAAAGCTTGTCTGTTTCTAATTACCATGAACCCTGTATCATCATCTCTTCGGCCGGTATGCTCGAAGGTGGCCGGATTCAGGATCACCTTTACTATAACATACAAAATTATTATTGTACCATATTGTTTATAGGATATTGCGCTAAGGGTACATTAGGGAACAGGCTTTTAAGGGGCGACCCCATTGTCCGGTTACGAAACCGTGATCTCATGGTATATGCAACTATAAAACAAACCGATCTGTTAAGTGGCCATGGAGATCACAATGATCTTTTAAATACAGTCAGACATCAGTCTTCCTTAACATTAAAACAGGTATTTCTGGTACATGGGGAAACGAAAAGTATCGGGGCACTGGCCAATGCCCTGCAATCAGAAGGATATGCCGTTTCCATCCCTCAAAAAGGGCAGAGCTTTGAATTGTAA
- a CDS encoding TerD family protein produces MAINLQKGQRENIDAPKFTIGLGWDTNSSSTGTAFDLDASVFMLNDNKKLVSDEHLVFYNNLKSPDTAVEHTGDNLTGDGDGDDEQIKVDLTKVGGSVSEICVVVTIHEAESRRQNFGQVRNSYVRIFDAVTNEVLLKYELEEDFSIETAVEFGRIYKRDGKWKFEAVGMGMKGGLQDYLNKYQ; encoded by the coding sequence ATGGCCATTAACTTACAAAAAGGGCAGAGAGAAAATATAGATGCGCCCAAATTTACCATTGGTTTGGGTTGGGATACAAACAGTTCATCTACAGGTACCGCCTTTGACTTAGATGCTTCTGTTTTTATGCTGAATGACAATAAGAAGCTGGTTTCTGATGAACATTTGGTCTTTTATAATAACCTGAAATCGCCGGATACAGCTGTAGAACATACTGGTGATAATTTAACCGGCGATGGGGATGGAGATGACGAGCAGATTAAGGTTGATCTAACAAAAGTTGGCGGAAGCGTTTCAGAAATTTGTGTGGTAGTAACTATTCATGAAGCGGAAAGCAGAAGGCAAAATTTTGGACAGGTTAGAAATTCGTATGTACGTATTTTTGATGCGGTTACCAATGAAGTTTTGCTGAAGTATGAATTGGAAGAAGATTTTTCTATTGAGACTGCAGTTGAATTTGGCAGAATATATAAACGCGACGGTAAATGGAAATTTGAGGCTGTAGGAATGGGAATGAAAGGCGGCTTACAGGATTATTTAAATAAATATCAATAA
- a CDS encoding toxic anion resistance protein — protein METNPNETQSLSPAKIDKEGNVDLTVLSAEDEQKYKEIGKSLVPSDVNSILNYGADAQNSMEKYSNDFLSSVRTYNSGEVGGLINELLTELNYIDVGELEQSGFKSFISKIPFLKNLVVDVKKLFQKYDVVVNNVDKITNKIKAGRLNSIKDNSSLQTMFDSNVGYIHQMEELIISGQLKFNELSLQLAEMEGRPADYQDYEIADLRDFISRLDKRLADMKIVRFIMLQSLAQIRVVQNNNTSIAEKAQSIVSTTIPVWKNQLTIAVALQRQKANVEMQKKVSDTTNTILQKNAEMLKQNSIDVAKENEKTIVSLDTLKRTTSSLIETLNEVKKIHEDGAQSRKVLDGELKTLESELKKNVTRVN, from the coding sequence ATGGAAACTAATCCAAATGAAACACAAAGCCTTAGTCCGGCTAAGATTGATAAGGAAGGCAATGTAGACCTGACTGTACTGAGCGCTGAGGATGAACAGAAATATAAAGAGATTGGTAAATCTCTGGTGCCATCTGATGTAAATTCTATCTTGAATTATGGTGCCGATGCCCAAAATTCGATGGAGAAATACAGCAATGATTTTTTATCGTCTGTACGCACGTATAATAGTGGTGAGGTTGGTGGGCTGATCAACGAATTGCTGACCGAACTGAATTATATTGATGTTGGAGAGCTGGAACAGAGCGGGTTTAAATCTTTCATCTCTAAAATACCATTCCTTAAAAATCTGGTTGTAGATGTTAAAAAGCTATTTCAGAAGTATGATGTGGTAGTGAACAATGTTGACAAGATTACAAATAAGATCAAAGCAGGACGTTTAAATTCCATTAAGGACAACAGTTCTTTGCAAACGATGTTCGACAGCAATGTGGGTTACATTCATCAGATGGAAGAACTGATCATTTCCGGTCAGCTTAAATTTAATGAGCTGAGTCTTCAGCTCGCGGAGATGGAGGGCCGGCCTGCCGATTACCAGGATTATGAGATTGCCGATCTGCGCGATTTTATCAGCAGGCTGGACAAACGTTTGGCGGATATGAAAATTGTAAGATTTATCATGTTACAATCGCTGGCCCAGATCAGGGTAGTGCAGAATAACAATACCTCTATTGCTGAAAAGGCACAATCTATCGTATCTACAACCATTCCGGTATGGAAAAATCAGCTTACGATAGCGGTTGCACTGCAAAGGCAAAAAGCCAATGTGGAGATGCAGAAAAAGGTTTCTGATACAACGAATACCATTTTACAGAAAAATGCTGAAATGCTGAAACAGAACAGTATTGATGTGGCGAAAGAAAATGAGAAAACGATTGTTTCTTTGGATACGCTGAAACGGACTACATCCTCATTAATAGAAACCTTAAATGAGGTTAAGAAAATTCATGAAGATGGTGCGCAAAGCAGAAAAGTACTTGACGGTGAATTGAAAACTTTAGAATCTGAACTGAAGAAAAACGTGACCCGGGTTAATTAA
- a CDS encoding YMGG-like glycine zipper-containing protein — MKKLFSIMILGLMLSACTNNAKEEALAKQKAVAAIKDSLKLDSFKRAETARVKEKEEAKLAQAKEEKRMLLLSERNQAASNSQYSSETAAPAKKKGWSQAAKGAVIGAGAGALGGVLIDKKDGRGAIIGGVVGAGTGYLIGRGQDRKSGRVQPKN; from the coding sequence ATGAAAAAGTTATTTTCTATAATGATATTGGGTTTAATGCTTTCGGCGTGTACAAACAATGCCAAAGAAGAAGCATTAGCAAAGCAAAAGGCTGTAGCAGCCATTAAAGATAGTTTGAAACTTGATAGTTTTAAAAGGGCAGAAACAGCAAGGGTAAAAGAAAAAGAAGAAGCCAAATTAGCTCAGGCAAAAGAAGAAAAAAGGATGCTGCTGTTATCTGAACGGAACCAAGCCGCCAGTAACAGTCAGTATAGTAGCGAAACAGCTGCCCCGGCTAAGAAAAAAGGCTGGAGCCAGGCGGCTAAAGGCGCTGTGATAGGTGCTGGCGCAGGAGCGTTAGGTGGTGTGCTTATTGACAAAAAAGATGGCAGGGGTGCTATTATTGGAGGTGTTGTAGGTGCTGGTACAGGTTATCTGATCGGAAGAGGACAGGACAGAAAATCGGGCCGGGTACAACCTAAGAATTAA
- a CDS encoding SDR family oxidoreductase — MGQPTAPLNLQTISILGCGWYGIELARELVAKGYTVKGSSTTVQKLQLLAEQQIQPFLVNFEKDKESYDPLFFKTELLFVCIPPKRSEGQQSDYLHKIQRICTAAQLHKISNLIFISSTAVYGDHNEEVTELTVPNPETASGKAILDAENLLSTHPGFNCTILRFGGLVGPGRHPGRFFAGKTDIPNGLAPVNLIHLTDCIGISIHLVQHEITNIIINACSPDHPAKQDFYVAAALNAKLPPPVFKNELLKWKLITGIQAPLLNYTYQVSNWASWFQQNNNL, encoded by the coding sequence ATGGGCCAACCAACAGCTCCGCTCAATTTACAAACGATAAGCATATTAGGTTGCGGCTGGTACGGAATCGAGTTGGCAAGGGAACTTGTTGCAAAAGGTTATACCGTAAAAGGATCCAGCACCACTGTACAAAAACTTCAGCTACTTGCTGAACAACAGATACAACCTTTCCTGGTCAATTTTGAAAAAGATAAAGAAAGCTACGATCCCCTGTTCTTTAAGACAGAGCTATTGTTTGTATGCATTCCCCCAAAACGAAGTGAAGGTCAGCAATCTGATTATCTACATAAAATTCAGCGGATCTGTACCGCGGCCCAACTTCATAAAATATCAAATCTGATATTTATAAGTTCAACAGCTGTGTATGGCGATCACAATGAAGAGGTAACAGAATTAACTGTCCCCAATCCTGAAACCGCTTCAGGTAAAGCCATTCTGGACGCCGAAAACCTTTTAAGCACACACCCCGGTTTCAATTGTACTATCCTTCGTTTTGGGGGCCTTGTTGGCCCTGGCCGACATCCGGGACGTTTCTTTGCCGGAAAAACAGATATACCCAATGGCCTTGCCCCTGTAAATCTCATCCATTTAACCGACTGTATAGGCATTAGTATACACCTTGTTCAACATGAAATAACTAACATCATTATCAATGCATGTTCACCAGACCATCCTGCAAAGCAGGATTTCTATGTGGCAGCAGCTCTAAATGCCAAACTTCCTCCTCCGGTATTTAAAAATGAACTGCTGAAATGGAAATTAATCACAGGTATTCAGGCACCTTTATTAAATTATACTTATCAGGTATCAAACTGGGCAAGCTGGTTTCAGCAAAACAACAACCTATAA
- a CDS encoding OmpA family protein, protein MNSRITKTALALSLIGLSTQLFAQDSGTQGGRFSEKTFRTWSVGIHGGVLSQNTIFNGKERDFQTAKENIGYGAFIKKQILPSLGIQADFLGGKVEGLRSYAGVDANGDNTYLNGSSYQTKIDWSAALTAVYNIANININNENAVLIPYVKAGAGYMNAGATTTNVPLSANEGYKERWFVPVGAGFKLGVAKGINVDLGYDVNFVKSDKFDGFNSGGKNDKFSYGHIGLEFALGSKEKPQLQNYSSLANLRKQSKEESDELRRALSTAEQNAARDREQYAKDMGDDDNDGVANKFDKCPGTASGTVVDGSGCPIKVQREVIKETKVVVTEADRKVVDEAIKNLEFDLGKATIRAKSYATLNKVAALLIEKNFSLKLAGHTDNTGSMALNLRLSKERAEAIKAYLVSQGANASRIEATGYGPNQPIASNKTAEGRQKNRRVEFTLY, encoded by the coding sequence ATGAACTCAAGAATTACAAAAACAGCTTTAGCGCTGTCCCTAATAGGGTTATCAACGCAATTATTTGCACAAGATTCAGGTACCCAAGGAGGTAGATTTTCAGAGAAAACTTTTCGCACATGGTCGGTTGGTATTCATGGCGGTGTATTGAGCCAAAATACAATATTCAATGGTAAAGAACGCGACTTTCAAACTGCCAAAGAAAATATCGGTTATGGCGCCTTTATTAAAAAACAAATATTGCCTTCATTAGGTATCCAGGCTGATTTCCTGGGAGGAAAAGTTGAAGGATTAAGGTCTTATGCCGGTGTAGATGCAAATGGCGACAATACCTATCTGAATGGCTCCAGCTATCAAACTAAAATAGACTGGTCTGCTGCCTTAACCGCTGTTTATAACATTGCCAACATCAATATCAACAATGAAAATGCAGTATTGATTCCTTATGTTAAAGCTGGTGCTGGTTACATGAACGCCGGTGCAACAACCACTAACGTTCCGTTGTCTGCCAATGAAGGTTATAAAGAAAGATGGTTTGTTCCAGTTGGTGCTGGTTTTAAACTGGGTGTTGCCAAAGGCATCAATGTTGACTTAGGATACGATGTAAACTTTGTTAAATCTGACAAATTTGATGGTTTCAATTCAGGTGGTAAAAATGACAAATTCTCTTATGGACATATAGGTTTAGAATTTGCACTGGGAAGCAAAGAAAAGCCACAATTGCAAAACTACAGCTCATTGGCCAACCTGCGTAAACAGTCAAAAGAAGAATCTGATGAATTGAGAAGAGCATTGTCTACTGCTGAACAGAATGCAGCCAGAGATAGAGAACAATATGCTAAAGACATGGGAGATGATGACAATGACGGTGTAGCCAATAAATTCGATAAATGTCCTGGAACAGCATCTGGTACAGTTGTAGACGGATCTGGCTGCCCTATCAAGGTACAGCGGGAAGTCATCAAAGAAACTAAAGTTGTAGTAACAGAGGCCGACCGTAAAGTGGTTGATGAAGCCATCAAAAACTTAGAATTTGACTTGGGTAAAGCTACAATAAGGGCTAAATCTTATGCCACTTTAAATAAAGTAGCTGCTTTGCTAATCGAGAAAAACTTTAGCCTGAAATTAGCCGGACATACAGATAACACCGGATCTATGGCGTTAAACTTACGTTTGTCTAAAGAAAGAGCTGAAGCTATCAAAGCATATTTGGTATCACAGGGTGCAAATGCTTCACGTATCGAAGCAACAGGTTATGGTCCGAACCAACCTATCGCATCTAATAAAACTGCCGAAGGTCGTCAGAAAAACCGTAGGGTAGAATTTACATTGTACTAG